Proteins found in one Labeo rohita strain BAU-BD-2019 chromosome 11, IGBB_LRoh.1.0, whole genome shotgun sequence genomic segment:
- the bicd2 gene encoding protein bicaudal D homolog 2 isoform X1, with protein MMANMSGDEGPEAQLVTEAGPNWLRAEIERLTRELSETSREKIQAAEYGLVVLEENQQLKQRFEDLENEYETVRQELDQLREAYGQVHSTHRKVAADGESREESLILESASKEAYYEQRVQELQADLRQTKNTLTSTQSENERLATHVLELRENNEIVELQRSRLRDDIREYKIRESRLLQDYTELEEENISLQKQVLTLKQGQVEFEGLKHENRRLEEEVQYLNSQLEDAVRLREIAERQLTEALETVKTEREQKAALRKELTHHMTLGDSLLASSLDGLKLSTDEPNNDDAILTFENGFAKVSDVSDEDNRLSSPKRDGNFRPAPSLVDDLLTELNISEIQKLKQQLLQVEREKVALLTTLQDSQKQLEHARGALAEQQEAMTRLSDDLGVMRRLQAGKERQSALDSERERDSREDNDVDYYELDINGPEILRCKYEVAIAEAGELREELKALKSEHDEMKDEHEEVRARLEGQVRDLSVQVSQLESSSRADRDQVTRLEKELKEVTAVAGETEGSLSVAQDELVAFSEELANLYHHVCMCNNETPNRVMLDFYKEGKGNKTEGKDLQSTLTQTTDGKSEAPRSTSTAPDSSTSGTPVREDPRPEPMDIYNLVAIIRDQIRHLQKAVDRTTELSRQRVASLELAAVADKDQAACMEEILKLKSLLSTKREQIATLRTVLKANKQTAEVALANLKSKYENEKAMVTETMMKLRNELKALKEDAATFSSLRAMFATRCDEYVTQLDDMQRQLAAAEDEKKTLNSLLRMAIQQKLALTQRLEDLEFDHEQSRRGSGAGASGRGKASSGRGRGPLSFSSPHVSPRLPCKNRPQPHGLIGSPAVFCSEKYKILYDTGSE; from the exons GCATATGGCCAGGTTCACTCCACCCATAGAAAGGTGGCTGCAGACGGGGAAAGCAGGGAGGAGTCCCTTATCCTGGAGTCGGCATCTAAAGAGGCGTACTATGAGCAGAGAGTGCAGGAACTGCAGGCTGACCTGcgacaaacaaaaaacactctCACCAGCACCCAGTCGGAGAACGAACGTCTGGCCACCCATGTACTCGAGCTGCGAGAG AATAATGAGATCGTGGAGCTGCAGCGCAGTCGTCTACGTGACGACATTCGGGAGTACAAAATCCGAGAGTCTCGTCTGCTGCAAGACTACACTGAACTGGAGGAGGAGAATATCAGCCTTCAAAAACAAGTCTTAACCCTTAAACAGGGTCAG GTGGAGTTCGAGGGACTTAAACATGAGAACCGACGTTTGGAAGAGGAAGTGCAGTACCTGAATAGCCAGCTAGAGGACGCTGTTCGGTTACGCGAAATAGCAGAGCGTCAGCTAACGGAGGCTCTAGAAACCGTAAAGACCGAGCGGGAACAGAAAGCAGCTCTTCGGAAAGAACTGACACATCACATGACCCTGGGAGACTCCCTCCTTGCCAGCTCATTGGATGGGCTCAAACTGAGCACAGATGAACCAAATAACGACGATGCCATTCTGACGTTTGAAAACGGATTTGCTAAAGTCAGCGACGTTAGCGATGAAGACAACCGATTGTCTTCACCCAAAAGAGATGGAAACTTCCGTCCCGCACCAAGTCTGGTGGATGACTTGTTGACAGAGCTGAACATTTCAGAAATCCAGAAACTCAAGCAACAGCTCTTACAG GTGGAGCGAGAGAAGGTTGCTCTTCTCACCACCTTACAGGACTCTCAGAAGCAGTTAGAGCATGCTCGAGGAGCATTAGCCGAACAGCAAGAAGCTATGACAAGACTTAGCGATGATTTGGGCGTAATGAGGAGACTGCAGGCAGGCAAGGAGAGGCAGTCGGCCCTGGACAGTGAGCGAGAGCGGGACAGTCGAGAGGACAATGATGTGGACTATTATGAGCTGGACATCAATGGGCCAGAAATACTTCGCTGCAAGTATGAGGTAGCAATAGCAGAGGCAGGTGAATTGAGAGAGGAGCTTAAGGCACTAAAATCAGAGCATGATGAG ATGAAGGACGAGCATGAAGAGGTACGGGCACGACTGGAGGGACAAGTGCGGGACCTCAGTGTTCAAGTGTCTCAGTTGGAGAGCAGTAGCCGTGCAGACCGCGACCAAGTCACTCGGTTGGAAAAGGAGCTGAAGGAAGTGACTGCTGTCGCGGGCGAGACAGAAGGAAGTCTCAGCGTTGCCCAGGATGAGCTTGTTGCCTTCAGCGAAGAGCTTGCAAACCTCTACCACCATGTCTGCATGTGCAACAACGAAACCCCGAATCGCGTCATGCTTGATTTTTACAAAGAGGGTAAAGGAAACAAGACCGAGGGTAAAGATCTTCAGTCTACGTTGACGCAAACCACCGACGGCAAATCCGAGGCACCCAGGTCCACCTCCACCGCTCCTGACAGCTCAACTTCTGGAACACCGGTTAGAGAAGATCCACGTCCTGAACCAATGGACATCTACAACCTAGTAGCAATAATTCGGGATCAGATACGCCACTTGCAGAAGGCGGTGGACCGCACCACAGAACTATCCAGGCAAAGAGTTGCGTCTCTAGAGTTGGCCGCGGTGGCGGATAAAGACCAAGCTGCTTGCATGGAGGAGATTTTGAAGCTCAAGTCCCTGCTGAGCACTAAGCGAGAACAGATTGCCACGCTGAGGACGGTGCTCAAGGCCAACAAACAG ACAGCTGAGGTTGCCCTGGCAAACCTAAAGAGCAAATATGAGAACGAAAAGGCCATGGTCACTGAAACCATGATGAAGTTGAGGAACGAGCTGAAGGCTCTTAAAGAAGATGCCGCCACATTCTCCTCTCTCAGGGCAATGTTTGCCACCAG GTGTGATGAGTATGTAACACAATTGGACGACATGCAGAGGCAGCTGGCTGCAGCAGAAGATGAGAAGAAGACTTTGAACTCCCTCCTCCGGATGGCCATCCAGCAGAAACTGGCTCTCACTCAACGACTGGAGGATCTGGAGTTCGACCACGAACAGTCCCGAAGAGGATCCGGTGCTGGGGCAAGCGGTCGTGGGAAGGCTTCATCTGGCCGTGGCAGAGGACCCTTGTCGTTTTCCAGCCCCCATGTAAGTCCTAGGCTTCCCTGTAAGAACCGACCGCAGCCACACGGCCTCATTGGAAGTCCTGCGGTTTTCTGCAGTGAGAAGTATAAAATTCTGTATGACACTGGATCCGAATAA